GCAGTGGACGTGAGATTACAAAGAAAAAAAGAGTTAGAACAAGAATTTGAAGCAAAACTAGAGAAAAATCGCAAATTAGTTCAAGATATTCTCGAAAAAATTAAGGAAAAAGACAAAAAAATTAAAAATAATGAAAATATGCTGGAGCTAAAAGACGAAATTATTAGTAAGCTCATTGTGAATATGAGCAATCCAATTAATAACATGAATATGGCTATTAAGATGCTAGCAGAAGCAGATTCTGAAGAAAAACGTCAATCTTATATAAGAGTATTACAAGAAGAATGCTCAAAAGAAATAGGCTTATTAAACGAAATTAAAGAATTACAGAAAATTCTTACCCCTGAAAATGTATCTGTTTTATTACAATTTAATTTACTAAAATAATTGAATTCATCTTAGTTCAATATAAAGAATATCCAATTTAGATAGATTTAAGGGGTGATGGAGGGATGGGGAAATGAGTTCAGGGAGTTAGTTCGCTTTGCTCGTACAGTCGTCGTGAACGGAGTTCAGAGTTAAGGATTTTTTATTTTTAATTCTTAATTATCAACTATTCACTATTCACCTTTGCCCTTTGTTTACCACCACCCCAAAATTTCATATCGAGCGGAGGTAACTCTAGGATACAATAGACCTATTCCAAAGGGAGTTACTCAATTGATGTATTGTTATTGTTTATGATTTTAGCGGGAAAGAAAAAGATTAAAGAAAAAGAGCAGTCAGCGTTTTGGCGAAATTTTCATCGTTATTGGGATTTACTTTCCGTCTTAGTACCACAAAATCTTAATACTCGTTATCGTGGTTCTTATTTGGGTGTGTATTGGTCATTG
This is a stretch of genomic DNA from Cyanobacterium aponinum PCC 10605. It encodes these proteins:
- a CDS encoding response regulator transcription factor, translating into MVKILVIEDEKEIRENILQILRLNNYEATGVENGKLGWEVARENPPDLVICDIMMPEMDGYEFIEKLRIDEKTLMTPCIFVTAKVDKKDIRMGMRMGADDYLTKPFTPDELLEAVDVRLQRKKELEQEFEAKLEKNRKLVQDILEKIKEKDKKIKNNENMLELKDEIISKLIVNMSNPINNMNMAIKMLAEADSEEKRQSYIRVLQEECSKEIGLLNEIKELQKILTPENVSVLLQFNLLK